The DNA window GTGCATTttggtttttatagttttgtggaCTTTACACTTTGCTTTTTGTGTTTGATTTTtcttagttttagttttattcgTTATTTGTTTGTGGGGAGACggattttctgtatatttttctatttgtcgCTCATCCACATTGCCAAAAAGTTTGATAAACtgatttatattgtttagtagGTCTCCACTGCCAGAAAAGTTGTTATGACCTACATTTCTTGTATGAGCTGATTTTGTAGCTAAAATGTTGTTATTCAGCTCTTTTTAAAAGTTCCATATTAAATTCCTTCTTGTCaataaatgctttattttgACGTTCCGTTTGAGTCTCTATTTTAGACTTACTTCTTGCAATTTTAGGTTCACCGGAACACCTTTTTATATAGTCATGCCAGAATGATCCTCCTGTATCTGAAATTAAGGGCAACTCTATTTTGCTCTCCTTGACTTCTCTCTTATCAAAAGTTTTGTTCATTTGTTTCAAATACTCGCCCAAAGCACTATCTTTTTTCTTACTTCGAAAACGTGAGAAAAATTCCTTAAATCCCTTTGACTTTTTCTCTTTACATTCAGTATCTACCCAGACATTTTTATCATGACTGTGTGGAGACACCGATGTAATATAGGGTATTGTCGATTCGGTGTTACAAATTATGTTAACATTTACACCATCaagtgaataaacatttttgatatCCTTACTTTGTCTATAATTTAAATCCGATGTTTTGTCATGTGATTTCAGGAGTATAcagttgtttataatatgttttaattttttgacttCATCTTCCAAATTTTCTTTGAAGCATGTTACAGTTTTTGTTGCTTTTTCGATGTCTTTTGCTATTGCCTCGAGATCATTGATAAAATTGTGCCCAGCATCTTTACTTCTTTTATAATCTTTGTGAAGCTCCCTTTCATCAATTAAAGTAGCGAATGTTATGCACGTGCGGCCCTGACATTTACCTTTTACTCTCTTGTAGTAATCGCGTAAGCTTTGGTCAATTTTATGAACCGAGTCTTTAAGTCTTTTCCCACCACGAGGATTTGCCAAAAAATAAGCTTGAATTTCCGTGCAATGTTCATTCATGTATTTGAACAA is part of the Manduca sexta isolate Smith_Timp_Sample1 unplaced genomic scaffold, JHU_Msex_v1.0 HiC_scaffold_1388, whole genome shotgun sequence genome and encodes:
- the LOC119191354 gene encoding uncharacterized protein LOC119191354, with product MSNVTDVYDNKDFINKREIQSSGTHTAKDVAALEVIVDMMKNPMKSDENNKNSPNIKNDKAQSNDKVSANTNSIQVHIAVPYEIENCKKRSLEAVKVRKVFTAKLSTPVDIEYQVHSLEDPPTTQKPLDDMGGLSPGVYLLVDNTYFPQGVALKPVIPNNISAMKVRQIKTTTEKMTSTIPTKNLAKVTLSKDFISAINKQLITLYNLTQIDKNKCDLANNSKRDRTKRSINWDVVNKIFGHDRVCNCKCKVNKTMCKACAASEAVMSELIFEFENLFKYMNEHCTEIQAYFLANPRGGKRLKDSVHKIDQSLRDYYKRVKGKCQGRTCITFATLIDERELHKDYKRSKDAGHNFINDLEAIAKDIEKATKTVTCFKENLEDEVKKLKHIINNCILLKSHDKTSDLNYRQSKDIKNVYSLDGVNVNIICNTESTIPYITSVSPHSHDKNVWVDTECKEKKSKGFKEFFSRFRSKKKDSALGEYLKQMNKTFDKREVKESKIELPLISDTGGSFWHDYIKRCSGEPKIARSKSKIETQTERQNKAFIDKKEFNMELLKRAE